In a genomic window of Streptomyces roseoviridis:
- a CDS encoding GNAT family N-acetyltransferase, producing the protein MIRTATPADVPVVHQMIRELADYEKALDEARATPEQLHEALFGERPAAYAHIAETADGEVAGFALWFLNFSTWRGVHGIYLEDLYVRPALRGGGHGRALLAELARICVERGYERLEWSVLNWNAPSIAFYESLGARPQDEWTVYRLTDAALKELGTRA; encoded by the coding sequence ATGATCCGTACTGCCACGCCTGCCGACGTTCCCGTCGTCCACCAGATGATCCGCGAGCTCGCCGACTACGAGAAGGCGCTCGACGAGGCCCGCGCGACTCCGGAGCAGCTCCACGAGGCCCTCTTCGGCGAACGGCCCGCCGCCTACGCCCACATCGCGGAGACCGCCGACGGCGAGGTGGCGGGCTTCGCCCTGTGGTTCCTCAACTTCTCCACCTGGCGCGGGGTCCACGGCATCTACCTGGAGGACCTCTACGTCCGCCCCGCCCTCCGCGGCGGCGGCCACGGCAGGGCCCTGCTCGCCGAGCTCGCCCGCATCTGCGTGGAGCGCGGCTACGAGCGCCTGGAGTGGTCCGTCCTCAACTGGAACGCCCCCTCGATCGCCTTCTACGAGTCGCTGGGCGCCCGTCCGCAGGACGAGTGGACGGTCTACCGGCTGACGGACGCGGCGCTGAAGGAGCTGGGGACGAGGGCGTAG
- a CDS encoding FAD-dependent monooxygenase encodes MKITIVGGGPGGLYLSILMKRQDPSHEVTVYERNPAGATYGWGVTYWAGLLDKLRAGDPESADAIVAASVTWTDGVAIVRDQRTVHRGDAGFGIGRRRMLALLADRARELGVRVAYEHPVSGPDAPELAGSDLVVAADGVNSALREAHSDRFGAEVTSGRNHYVWLGTTKVFDSFSFAFKETAHGWIWCYAYGFSGEQSTCVVECGPDAWTGLGLDRMNEADSLRLLEKLFADLLDGEPLIGRGEQAGTAAPAQWLTFRTLTNRTWHHGNLVLLGDAAHTTHYSIGAGTTLALEDALALAAALRDPSTPLDAALTAYGRRRRSELVSAQSAARYSARWYENLPRYMRLEPARMFALLGQRHSPLLPHIPPQLYYRLDRTAERLEALRRLKRWLGPRLARAAHRP; translated from the coding sequence GTGAAGATCACCATCGTCGGCGGCGGACCCGGCGGGCTCTACCTCTCGATCCTGATGAAGCGCCAGGACCCGTCCCACGAGGTCACGGTCTACGAACGGAACCCGGCGGGCGCCACCTACGGCTGGGGTGTCACCTACTGGGCGGGGCTCCTGGACAAGCTGCGCGCCGGGGATCCGGAGTCGGCCGACGCGATCGTCGCCGCCTCGGTGACCTGGACCGACGGCGTGGCCATCGTCCGCGACCAGCGCACCGTGCACCGCGGCGACGCGGGCTTCGGCATCGGGCGGCGCCGGATGCTGGCACTGCTCGCCGACCGGGCCCGGGAGCTCGGCGTACGGGTCGCGTACGAGCACCCCGTCAGCGGCCCCGACGCCCCCGAGCTCGCCGGCTCCGACCTCGTCGTCGCCGCCGACGGGGTGAACAGCGCGCTGCGCGAAGCGCACTCCGACCGCTTCGGCGCCGAGGTCACCAGCGGACGCAACCACTACGTCTGGCTGGGCACGACCAAGGTCTTCGACTCCTTCAGCTTCGCCTTCAAGGAGACCGCGCACGGCTGGATCTGGTGCTACGCCTACGGCTTCAGCGGCGAGCAGTCGACCTGCGTGGTCGAGTGCGGACCGGACGCCTGGACGGGCCTCGGGCTCGACCGCATGAACGAGGCCGACTCCCTGCGGCTCCTGGAGAAGCTGTTCGCCGACCTCCTCGACGGCGAGCCCCTGATCGGCCGCGGCGAGCAGGCCGGCACCGCCGCACCCGCCCAGTGGCTCACCTTCCGCACCCTGACCAACCGGACCTGGCACCACGGAAACCTGGTCCTCCTCGGCGACGCCGCCCACACCACGCACTACTCGATCGGCGCCGGCACCACCCTGGCCCTGGAGGACGCCCTGGCCCTCGCCGCCGCCCTGCGCGACCCGTCGACGCCCCTGGACGCGGCCCTCACCGCGTACGGCCGCCGGCGCCGCTCCGAGCTCGTCTCGGCACAGAGCGCGGCCCGCTACAGCGCCCGGTGGTACGAGAACCTGCCCCGCTACATGCGTCTGGAGCCGGCCCGGATGTTCGCCCTGCTCGGCCAGCGGCACTCGCCGCTGCTCCCGCACATCCCGCCCCAGCTCTACTACCGGCTCGACCGCACCGCCGAGCGGCTGGAGGCCCTGCGCCGCCTCAAGCGCTGGCTGGGCCCCCGGCTGGCCCGCGCCGCCCACCGCCCCTGA
- a CDS encoding pentapeptide repeat-containing protein, whose amino-acid sequence MKRRRVPEVRRPEVRLPPLEAYGGGGLEPDGDYDGVELAGLDLAGQDGAGARFLDCLVRDCGLDGARLTSARFLDSVLDGVRGVGTDLAGAQLRDVEVREARLGGAQLHGAVLERVWIRGGKADYLNLRAARLKDVLFEGCVLGEPDFGGARLERVEFRDCVLVGADFGGASLKDVDLRTVQRLEIARGVDSLAGAVVSAAQLIDLAPLFAAQLGVRVED is encoded by the coding sequence ATGAAGCGACGGAGAGTTCCGGAGGTGAGGCGGCCGGAGGTGCGGCTGCCGCCGCTGGAGGCGTACGGGGGCGGCGGTCTGGAGCCGGACGGGGACTACGACGGCGTGGAGCTCGCGGGGCTCGACCTCGCGGGGCAGGACGGGGCGGGGGCCCGGTTTCTGGACTGCCTGGTGCGGGACTGCGGGCTCGACGGGGCGCGGCTGACGTCGGCCCGGTTCCTCGACTCCGTTCTCGACGGGGTACGGGGGGTGGGCACGGACCTGGCGGGGGCGCAGCTGCGGGACGTCGAGGTGCGGGAGGCGCGGCTGGGCGGGGCGCAGTTGCACGGGGCCGTGCTGGAGAGGGTGTGGATCCGGGGCGGCAAGGCCGATTACCTGAACCTGCGGGCGGCCAGGCTGAAGGACGTCCTCTTCGAGGGGTGCGTGCTCGGCGAGCCGGACTTCGGCGGTGCGCGCCTGGAGAGGGTGGAGTTCCGGGACTGCGTGCTCGTCGGGGCGGACTTCGGCGGGGCGAGCCTGAAGGACGTGGACCTGCGGACCGTCCAGCGCCTGGAGATCGCCCGGGGGGTGGACTCGCTGGCGGGCGCGGTGGTCTCCGCGGCGCAGCTGATCGACCTGGCGCCGCTGTTCGCGGCGCAGTTGGGGGTGCGGGTGGAGGACTGA
- a CDS encoding FAD-dependent oxidoreductase, with product MRKITIVGGGFAGLTAAVTAAEAGTEVTLYEAHQTLGGRARTAAGPYLTNEGPHALYNGGPHWTWLKQRGLLGPLAPLPPLEAARLRFHHRGALRRLPPLGFLRQALRGADRAPVDLDFRTWAGRLAGPDTARAAAVYSGVALFHHDPGALSARFVQERLHRAATVPPEAHYVKGGWGRLVDRMAGRARELGVRIETSARIDALGDLPLADGPVIVATSLPAAARLLDDPSLTWESGRTVLFDLALRTRKGDPFAISDLDAPGWVERFTAQDPGLAPAGEQLIQAQLPIGPGESRADGVAHAERLLDLGFEGWRDRTVWRRAAVSTGRTGAVDRPGTTWRDRPAIDRGDGIYVVGDQVAAPGVLSEVSFTSAVEAVSLALRQRALDLNSA from the coding sequence ATGCGGAAGATCACGATCGTCGGCGGCGGATTCGCCGGACTGACCGCGGCCGTCACCGCCGCCGAGGCGGGCACCGAGGTCACCCTGTACGAGGCCCACCAGACCCTCGGCGGCCGGGCCCGCACGGCCGCCGGCCCGTACCTGACCAACGAGGGCCCGCACGCCCTCTACAACGGCGGCCCGCACTGGACCTGGCTGAAGCAGCGCGGGCTGCTCGGCCCCCTCGCCCCGCTCCCGCCGCTGGAGGCCGCCAGGCTCCGGTTCCACCACCGGGGCGCCCTGCGCCGCCTGCCGCCGCTCGGCTTCCTGCGCCAGGCTCTCCGCGGCGCCGACCGGGCGCCGGTGGACCTGGACTTCAGGACCTGGGCCGGCCGGCTCGCCGGCCCCGACACGGCCCGCGCGGCCGCCGTGTACAGCGGGGTCGCACTCTTCCACCACGACCCGGGCGCGCTCTCGGCCCGCTTCGTGCAGGAGCGGCTGCACCGGGCCGCGACGGTCCCGCCGGAGGCGCACTACGTCAAGGGCGGCTGGGGGCGGCTGGTCGACCGGATGGCCGGGCGCGCCCGGGAGCTGGGCGTGCGCATCGAGACCTCGGCCCGGATCGACGCCCTCGGCGACCTGCCGCTCGCCGACGGCCCGGTGATCGTCGCGACCTCCCTGCCGGCCGCCGCCCGGCTCCTCGACGACCCGTCGCTGACCTGGGAGTCCGGCCGTACCGTCCTGTTCGACCTGGCGCTGCGGACCCGCAAGGGCGACCCGTTCGCGATCTCGGACCTCGACGCACCGGGATGGGTCGAACGGTTCACGGCCCAGGACCCGGGCCTCGCCCCGGCCGGCGAGCAGCTGATCCAGGCACAGCTGCCGATCGGCCCCGGCGAGTCCCGGGCGGACGGCGTCGCGCACGCGGAGCGGCTGCTCGACCTGGGCTTCGAGGGCTGGCGGGACCGTACGGTGTGGCGCCGCGCGGCCGTCTCCACCGGGCGTACGGGCGCGGTCGACCGGCCCGGCACCACCTGGCGCGACCGGCCGGCGATCGACCGGGGCGACGGGATCTACGTGGTGGGCGACCAGGTCGCGGCGCCCGGCGTGCTGTCGGAGGTGTCGTTCACGAGCGCGGTGGAGGCGGTGTCGCTGGCGCTGCGGCAGCGGGCCCTTGACCTCAACTCCGCTTGA
- a CDS encoding aminoglycoside phosphotransferase family protein: protein MEFRVGRVIEIPAELAASQARYNGEAGRAFVAALPGRAEEFLGRWGLRVTGPSLYGVASLVLPVTRDGVPAALKLQLLDEESEGEPVALRTWDGAGAVRLLEHDPGTGTMLLERADETRHLSTLGDSREAVRILAGLLRRLVAVPAPPGLRRLGDVAADMVAATPAAAARLGAEDAALLRDCAAAVREVMGEPGDRLLHWDLHYDNILASEREPWLAIDPKPLAGDPGFDLLPALTDLWDEAGSGGAAGAGKGAGAGAGGGVPDPGEVLWRFDLLTEHLGLDRGRAVAWTLGRVLQNGLWDVEDGEPALDPDQVSIARNLLARRG, encoded by the coding sequence GTGGAGTTTAGGGTCGGTCGGGTGATCGAGATTCCGGCGGAACTGGCGGCGTCGCAGGCGCGGTACAACGGTGAGGCGGGGCGGGCGTTCGTCGCCGCGCTGCCGGGGCGGGCGGAGGAGTTCCTCGGCCGGTGGGGGCTGCGGGTGACGGGGCCGTCCCTGTACGGGGTGGCCTCGCTGGTGCTGCCGGTGACGCGGGACGGTGTGCCGGCCGCGCTCAAGCTGCAGCTGCTGGACGAGGAGTCGGAGGGGGAGCCGGTCGCGCTGCGGACCTGGGACGGCGCGGGGGCGGTTCGGCTCCTGGAGCACGACCCGGGCACGGGCACGATGCTGCTGGAGCGGGCGGACGAGACGCGGCACCTGTCGACGCTGGGGGACTCGAGGGAGGCGGTGCGGATCCTGGCCGGTCTGCTGCGCCGGTTGGTGGCGGTCCCGGCGCCGCCCGGGCTGCGGCGGCTCGGTGACGTCGCGGCGGACATGGTGGCGGCGACCCCGGCGGCCGCGGCCCGGCTGGGGGCCGAGGACGCGGCGCTGCTGCGGGACTGTGCGGCGGCGGTACGGGAGGTCATGGGCGAGCCGGGGGACCGGTTGCTGCACTGGGACCTGCACTACGACAACATCCTGGCCTCCGAGCGGGAGCCGTGGCTGGCCATCGATCCGAAGCCGCTGGCGGGCGATCCGGGCTTCGACCTGCTCCCGGCGCTCACCGACCTGTGGGACGAGGCCGGGTCCGGGGGCGCGGCCGGGGCCGGGAAGGGGGCCGGGGCGGGGGCCGGGGGCGGTGTGCCGGATCCCGGGGAGGTGCTGTGGCGCTTCGACCTGCTCACCGAGCACCTGGGCCTCGACCGAGGGCGGGCCGTGGCCTGGACCCTGGGCCGGGTGTTGCAGAACGGCCTGTGGGACGTCGAGGACGGTGAGCCGGCCCTCGACCCGGACCAGGTGTCCATCGCGCGGAACCTGCTGGCCCGGCGGGGGTGA
- a CDS encoding zinc-binding dehydrogenase translates to MHAIRLHAFGPAENLRYEETADPVPGPGQVRIKVAAAGVHLLDTVLRQGETGPFPAPAPLPTVPGREVAGTVDALGDGTDPAWLGRRVVAHLGMAPGGYAELAVTDAARLHPLPDHLGEAEAVAMIGTGRTTLGILQFTELGPDSVAIVPAAAGGIGTLLVQYAKNAGATVIGLAGGPEKTARVAENGADLAVDYKEPSWPEQVRSHLGDRRATIVFDSVGGDTARAAVDLLGKGGQHLVFGWSSGTELTLTEEEQTARGITSTSVLGPVMLQKAGGDIRTLELAALAAATEGTLRPAVQPFRLSEAAAAHRALETRATMGKVVLIP, encoded by the coding sequence ATGCACGCCATCCGCCTCCACGCCTTCGGCCCCGCCGAGAACCTCCGCTACGAGGAGACCGCCGACCCGGTCCCGGGCCCCGGCCAGGTCCGCATCAAGGTCGCGGCGGCCGGCGTGCACCTCCTCGACACGGTGCTCCGCCAGGGCGAGACGGGCCCCTTCCCCGCCCCCGCCCCACTGCCCACCGTCCCCGGCCGCGAGGTCGCCGGCACGGTGGACGCCCTCGGCGACGGCACCGACCCGGCCTGGCTCGGCCGACGGGTCGTCGCCCACCTGGGCATGGCGCCCGGGGGCTACGCCGAACTCGCCGTCACCGACGCCGCCCGCCTGCACCCCCTGCCCGACCACCTCGGCGAGGCGGAGGCCGTCGCCATGATCGGCACCGGCCGCACCACCCTCGGCATCCTGCAGTTCACCGAACTCGGCCCCGACTCGGTCGCGATCGTCCCGGCCGCGGCGGGCGGCATCGGCACGCTCCTCGTGCAGTACGCCAAGAACGCCGGCGCCACCGTCATCGGCCTGGCGGGCGGCCCGGAGAAGACCGCCCGCGTCGCGGAGAACGGCGCGGACCTCGCGGTCGACTACAAGGAGCCGAGCTGGCCGGAACAGGTCCGCTCCCACCTCGGGGACCGTCGGGCGACGATCGTCTTCGACTCGGTGGGCGGCGACACGGCCCGCGCCGCCGTCGACCTCCTCGGCAAGGGCGGACAGCACCTCGTCTTCGGCTGGTCCAGCGGCACGGAACTCACCCTCACCGAGGAGGAGCAGACCGCCCGCGGCATCACGTCGACGTCGGTCCTCGGCCCCGTGATGCTCCAGAAGGCCGGCGGCGACATCCGCACCCTCGAACTCGCCGCCCTCGCCGCCGCCACCGAGGGCACCCTCCGCCCCGCGGTCCAACCCTTCCGCCTCTCCGAGGCGGCCGCGGCCCACCGCGCCCTGGAGACCAGGGCCACGATGGGCAAGGTGGTCCTGATCCCCTGA
- a CDS encoding transposase gives MPRRSQEGPARAVGAEAERVKRDALPIADRRKHQGRDAVPTQRRTKEAGTHQRVYRYRFYPSPEQVEQLIQTFGACRWVYNEGLALRSGAWERHRVSVGFAETCRALTGWKREWLREVSSTVLQQALRHLDGAFQRFFRKSARHPVRKRRGRSRDCAVYVRTGFRWVEDPERPGTGQVTLAKQSAPLDVRWSRPLPSGQVPVRLTVTRDRAGRFFLSVLVEERIEPLPPVFRPGGSAPKAVGIDLGLAALVTLDDGAMLGHPRLLKKYGEELARRQRDLHRKKPGSRNRGKARERIARLYARIGDVRRDLLDQFTTRLVRENQVLVVEDLPIANLMRPARGKGRRRKAKLNQSIKDAAWGELLRQLRYKCAWYGRTLVVVDRFFPSTRRCSACRTKGPRLDVSVREWACGECGAVHGRDRNAAVNLRDEGLCLYRLVAMALPPGRPVPSLIRASELPEVALVS, from the coding sequence ATGCCAAGACGATCACAGGAGGGGCCGGCCAGGGCCGTCGGCGCCGAGGCCGAGCGCGTGAAACGTGACGCGCTGCCGATCGCCGACCGCCGCAAGCACCAAGGACGGGACGCGGTCCCCACGCAGCGCCGCACGAAAGAGGCGGGCACACACCAGCGGGTCTACCGCTACCGCTTCTACCCCTCCCCCGAACAGGTCGAGCAGCTGATCCAGACCTTCGGCGCGTGCCGCTGGGTCTACAACGAGGGCCTGGCGCTCCGTTCGGGCGCCTGGGAGCGGCACCGAGTCTCCGTCGGGTTCGCGGAGACGTGTCGGGCACTGACGGGGTGGAAGCGGGAGTGGTTGCGGGAGGTGTCGTCGACGGTGTTGCAGCAGGCGTTGCGGCATCTGGACGGGGCGTTCCAGCGGTTCTTTCGGAAGTCGGCTCGCCATCCCGTGCGGAAGAGGAGGGGACGGTCGCGCGATTGCGCGGTATATGTGCGGACGGGCTTCCGGTGGGTCGAGGATCCTGAGCGGCCGGGTACGGGGCAGGTGACGCTGGCGAAGCAGTCCGCTCCGTTGGATGTGCGCTGGTCGCGTCCGCTTCCGTCGGGACAGGTTCCGGTTCGGTTGACGGTGACGCGGGACCGGGCCGGTCGGTTCTTCCTCTCGGTCTTGGTCGAGGAGCGGATCGAGCCGTTGCCGCCCGTGTTCCGGCCGGGTGGTTCGGCGCCGAAGGCGGTGGGGATCGATCTCGGTCTGGCGGCGTTGGTGACGCTGGACGACGGAGCGATGCTCGGGCATCCGCGCCTGCTGAAGAAATACGGGGAGGAGCTGGCGCGCCGGCAGCGGGATCTGCACCGGAAGAAACCGGGTTCGAGAAACAGGGGAAAGGCGCGGGAGCGCATCGCGCGGTTGTACGCCCGTATCGGAGATGTCCGTAGGGATCTGCTGGATCAGTTCACCACCCGCCTCGTGCGCGAGAACCAAGTGCTCGTGGTGGAGGATCTTCCGATCGCGAATCTGATGCGCCCGGCGAGGGGCAAGGGTCGGCGGCGCAAGGCGAAGTTGAACCAGTCGATCAAGGACGCGGCCTGGGGCGAGCTGCTGCGGCAGTTGCGCTACAAGTGCGCGTGGTACGGGCGGACGCTGGTGGTGGTGGACCGGTTCTTCCCGTCGACGCGTCGCTGCTCGGCGTGCCGTACGAAGGGGCCGCGGCTGGATGTTTCGGTACGGGAGTGGGCCTGCGGCGAGTGCGGTGCGGTGCACGGGCGCGACCGGAACGCGGCGGTGAACCTCCGGGACGAGGGACTGTGCCTGTACCGGCTGGTGGCGATGGCGTTGCCGCCGGGACGGCCGGTGCCGTCATTGATCAGGGCCTCCGAGCTGCCCGAGGTCGCACTCGTCTCCTAG
- a CDS encoding restriction endonuclease, translated as MGRRSSGLIGAWAEAQRVAQREREGQLQAVVRRQREAERSQRSYERDVARMQREQRAEYRRHRDADALRRTRELDERVALLEGMLSSGCRQVPLGVESLRQSEEIEPFAPGRLAEPVAMPDQRLYRPRGAAWTAAGRAQEEQEARAAFERDWYAAQAAEARRVEQLAAYRRQYDEWAAARLAEIREHNGGIAAMVEALRAGEPETVVEFFSAVLYASGAWPEGFPREVSAAYDREARRLVLDWELPGYEVVPAAKGIKYLPSTDQEKEVARPVTQRRALYRDVLAQCVLLALRELFVGDRFGALESVALNGFVEGVDPATGVAGRVCVASVAVERSVFEQLNLELVSAVDCMTGALSGRLSAKPDERVAVLPLLSPERVGSEVVSHGDGEEPDLLAMDPIAFEGLVAELFRARGLQAVTTQRSNDGGVDVRALDPDPISGGSIVVQVKRYRNTVPPSAVRDLFGTVQDAGANKGVLVTTSKFGPGSYTFANGKPLTLISGTELVDLLHQHGLRGRLGTGAVERVAVAEAPAEQDEGFNLLGMVWSGSVALDVCALVCAGSRVLGDEWFVFFNNPATPDGSVAMVTAPRGDKAAVRVGFDALPRRADRLVLVAAVDPEVNPEADLAGFVEAGIVLRDDSGAELDRLRVSEGRAGESALVLGSFRRREGGDWDFVLGGKGYRGGLAELVGDFGIEVE; from the coding sequence ATGGGCCGGCGTTCCAGTGGGTTGATCGGGGCTTGGGCCGAGGCGCAGCGGGTGGCGCAGCGGGAGCGCGAGGGGCAGTTGCAGGCGGTGGTGCGCCGGCAGCGGGAGGCCGAGCGGAGTCAGCGGTCGTACGAACGTGATGTGGCGCGGATGCAGCGCGAGCAGCGGGCGGAGTACCGGCGGCACCGGGACGCTGATGCGTTGCGGCGGACGCGGGAGCTGGACGAGCGGGTGGCGTTGCTGGAGGGGATGCTGAGCTCGGGCTGTCGGCAGGTGCCACTGGGCGTGGAGTCGTTGCGGCAGTCGGAGGAGATCGAGCCTTTTGCGCCGGGGCGGCTTGCGGAGCCGGTGGCGATGCCGGACCAGCGTCTTTACCGGCCGCGAGGGGCGGCCTGGACGGCGGCGGGGCGGGCGCAGGAGGAGCAGGAGGCTCGGGCGGCCTTCGAGCGGGACTGGTATGCGGCGCAGGCGGCCGAGGCGCGGCGGGTCGAGCAGTTGGCCGCGTATCGGCGGCAGTACGACGAGTGGGCTGCTGCGCGGCTTGCGGAGATCCGGGAGCACAACGGGGGGATCGCCGCGATGGTGGAGGCCCTGCGGGCCGGGGAGCCGGAGACGGTGGTGGAGTTCTTCTCGGCGGTTCTGTACGCGTCGGGGGCTTGGCCCGAGGGATTCCCGCGGGAGGTGTCGGCGGCGTACGACCGGGAGGCCCGGCGTCTGGTGCTCGACTGGGAGCTGCCGGGGTACGAGGTGGTGCCGGCGGCGAAGGGGATCAAGTACCTGCCGAGCACGGACCAGGAGAAGGAGGTCGCGCGGCCCGTCACGCAGCGGCGGGCTCTGTACCGGGATGTGCTGGCGCAGTGTGTGTTGCTGGCTCTCCGGGAGCTTTTCGTGGGGGATCGCTTCGGAGCCCTGGAGTCGGTGGCGCTGAACGGGTTCGTCGAGGGGGTGGATCCGGCGACCGGGGTGGCGGGCCGGGTCTGTGTCGCGTCGGTGGCGGTGGAGCGGTCGGTCTTCGAGCAGCTGAACCTGGAGCTGGTCAGCGCGGTGGACTGTATGACCGGTGCGCTGTCGGGGCGTCTGTCGGCGAAGCCGGACGAGCGGGTGGCCGTGCTGCCGCTGTTGTCGCCGGAGCGGGTGGGGTCGGAGGTGGTGTCGCACGGGGACGGTGAGGAGCCGGATCTGCTGGCGATGGATCCGATTGCCTTCGAGGGGCTGGTGGCCGAGTTGTTCCGGGCCCGTGGGCTGCAGGCGGTGACGACGCAGCGGTCGAACGACGGTGGGGTGGACGTCCGGGCGCTGGATCCGGATCCGATCAGTGGCGGGTCGATCGTCGTGCAGGTGAAGCGGTATCGGAACACGGTGCCGCCGAGCGCGGTGCGGGACCTGTTCGGGACGGTGCAGGACGCCGGGGCGAACAAGGGTGTCCTGGTGACGACGTCGAAGTTCGGCCCGGGGTCGTACACCTTCGCCAATGGCAAGCCGCTGACGCTGATCTCGGGGACGGAGCTGGTGGATCTGCTGCATCAGCACGGGCTTCGGGGGCGGCTCGGGACGGGGGCCGTGGAGCGGGTGGCCGTGGCCGAGGCGCCGGCCGAGCAGGACGAGGGGTTCAATCTCCTCGGCATGGTGTGGTCGGGGTCGGTGGCGCTCGATGTGTGTGCGCTGGTGTGTGCGGGGAGCCGGGTGCTGGGGGACGAGTGGTTCGTGTTCTTCAACAACCCGGCGACGCCGGACGGCTCGGTGGCGATGGTGACGGCCCCGCGGGGTGACAAGGCGGCGGTACGGGTGGGCTTCGATGCCCTGCCTCGGCGGGCGGACCGGCTCGTGCTGGTGGCGGCGGTGGATCCGGAGGTGAACCCGGAGGCGGACCTGGCGGGGTTCGTGGAGGCGGGGATCGTCCTGCGGGACGACTCGGGTGCGGAGTTGGACCGGTTGAGGGTGTCGGAGGGGCGGGCGGGCGAGTCCGCGCTGGTGCTCGGTTCGTTCCGGCGGCGGGAGGGCGGCGACTGGGACTTCGTCCTCGGTGGGAAGGGGTACCGCGGGGGGCTCGCCGAGCTGGTGGGGGATTTCGGGATCGAGGTGGAGTGA
- a CDS encoding FAD-binding oxidoreductase — protein MSSTVNGGISFWYAQEGAAPPREPLPGDRTADVCIVGGGYTGLWTAYYLKKAVPFLDITVLESAFCGYGASGRNGGWLYNGIAGRDRYARLHGHEAAVRLQHAMNDTVTEVIDVCAAEGIDADIHRGGVLEVAHSPAQLSRLREFHAAELTFGEKDRELYGARETAERIRVTGAVGSTWTPHGARLHPVKLVKGLATAVEALGVTIHESTPVTEIRPKHAVTPYGTVRAPYVLRCTEGFTASLAGQRRTWLPMNSSMIATEPLTDAQWDSIGWNGMETLGDMAHAYMYAQRTADGRIALGGRGVPYRYGSKTDNDGRTQPRTITALREILIRFFPQLAGVGIAHAWSGVLGVPRDWCATVTLDRSTGLGWAGGYVGSGVATTNLAARTLRDLIQQDSGQSGPTDLTTLPWVDHRVRKWEPEPLRWLGVQTMYAAFRGADRRESTARTTTTDRVATLANRLSGR, from the coding sequence ATGAGCAGCACGGTCAACGGCGGCATCTCGTTCTGGTACGCCCAGGAGGGCGCCGCCCCGCCCCGCGAACCGCTGCCCGGCGACCGCACCGCCGACGTCTGCATCGTCGGCGGCGGCTACACCGGCCTGTGGACCGCCTACTACCTCAAGAAGGCCGTCCCCTTCCTCGACATCACCGTCCTCGAATCCGCCTTCTGCGGCTACGGCGCCTCCGGCCGCAACGGCGGCTGGCTCTACAACGGCATCGCCGGCCGCGACCGCTACGCCCGGCTGCACGGCCACGAAGCCGCCGTACGCCTCCAGCACGCCATGAACGACACCGTCACCGAGGTCATCGACGTCTGCGCGGCCGAGGGCATCGACGCCGACATCCACCGCGGCGGCGTCCTGGAGGTCGCCCACTCCCCCGCCCAGCTCTCCCGCCTCAGGGAATTCCACGCCGCCGAGCTCACCTTCGGCGAGAAGGACCGCGAACTGTACGGCGCCCGCGAAACCGCCGAACGCATCCGCGTCACCGGCGCCGTCGGCTCCACCTGGACCCCGCACGGCGCCCGCCTCCACCCGGTCAAGCTCGTCAAGGGCCTCGCCACCGCCGTCGAGGCGCTCGGCGTCACCATCCACGAATCCACCCCGGTCACCGAGATCCGCCCGAAGCACGCCGTCACCCCGTACGGCACGGTCCGCGCGCCCTACGTGCTGCGCTGCACCGAGGGCTTCACCGCCTCCCTCGCCGGGCAGCGCCGCACCTGGCTCCCGATGAACTCCTCCATGATCGCCACCGAGCCGCTGACCGACGCCCAGTGGGACTCCATCGGCTGGAACGGCATGGAAACCCTCGGCGACATGGCCCACGCCTACATGTACGCCCAGCGCACCGCCGACGGCCGCATCGCACTCGGCGGCCGGGGCGTCCCCTACCGCTACGGCTCGAAGACCGACAACGACGGCCGCACCCAGCCACGGACGATCACCGCCCTGCGCGAGATCCTGATCCGGTTCTTCCCGCAGCTCGCGGGCGTCGGCATCGCCCACGCCTGGTCCGGCGTCCTCGGCGTGCCCCGCGACTGGTGCGCCACCGTCACCCTCGACCGCTCCACCGGCCTCGGCTGGGCGGGCGGTTACGTCGGCTCCGGCGTGGCCACCACCAACCTCGCCGCCCGCACCCTGCGCGACCTCATCCAGCAGGACTCCGGCCAGTCCGGCCCCACCGACCTGACCACCCTGCCCTGGGTCGACCACCGCGTGCGCAAATGGGAGCCGGAACCACTGCGCTGGCTCGGCGTCCAGACGATGTACGCGGCCTTCCGCGGCGCCGACCGCCGCGAATCCACGGCCCGCACGACCACCACCGACCGCGTGGCAACCCTGGCCAACCGCCTCAGCGGCCGCTGA